A region from the Triticum aestivum cultivar Chinese Spring chromosome 3D, IWGSC CS RefSeq v2.1, whole genome shotgun sequence genome encodes:
- the LOC123079137 gene encoding proteasome subunit alpha type-2 has translation MGDSQYSFSLTTFSPSGKLVQIEHALTAVGSGQTSLGIKAANGVVIATEKKLPSILVDETSVQKIQSLTPNIGVVYSGMGPDFRVLVRKSRKQAQQYYRLYKETIPVTQLVRETAAVMQEFTQSGGVRPFGVSLLIAGYDDNGPQLYQVDPSGSYFSWKASAMGKNVSNAKTFLEKRYTEDMELDDAIHTAILTLKEGYEGQISANNIEIGVIRADREFKVLTPSEIKDFLEEVE, from the exons CGGGGAAGCTGGTGCAGATCGAGCACGCGCTCACGGCCGTCGGATCGGGCCAAACCTCGCTTGGCATCAAAG CTGCCAATGGTGTAGTTATCGCCACTGAGAAGAAATTGCCTTCTATTTTAGTGGACGAAACATCT GTGCAGAAGATTCAGTCACTGACTCCAAATATTGGAGTTGTCTACAG TGGGATGGGTCCAGATTTCCGCGTTCTTGTCAGAAAAAGTCGGAAGCAGGCACAGCAGTATTATCGGTTGTACAAG GAAACCATCCCCGTGACCCAGCTTGTCCGAGAGACTGCTGCTGTTATGCAGGAGTTCACACAATCTGG TGGTGTAAGACCATTTGGTGTATCACTGTTGATTGCTGGGTATGATGACAATGGTCCGCAGTTGTATCAG GTTGACCCATCAGGATCTTACTTCTCCTGGAAAGCATCAGCGATGGGGAAAAATGTGTCAAATGCAAAGACATTTCTTGAGAAAAG ATACACCGAAGATATGGAGCTTGATGATGCCATTCATACTGCAATTTTGACTCTGAAAGAAGG ATATGAAGGTCAAATCTCTGCCAACAACATTGAAATTGGAGTTATCCGGGCTGACCGTGAATTTAA AGTTTTAACTCCATCAGAGATCAAGGATTTCTTGGAAGAGGTGGAGTAA